The Lycium ferocissimum isolate CSIRO_LF1 chromosome 1, AGI_CSIRO_Lferr_CH_V1, whole genome shotgun sequence genome includes a region encoding these proteins:
- the LOC132030431 gene encoding protein PLANT CADMIUM RESISTANCE 3-like — translation MPVLSCKLNNMYPLMNSNGYDQFVAPKTLDKASSPPYSYPHLLPYGYGTMPPPRQQLPPPYGSPEASVYIQRAPIGITKPIQETTWSTNILACYRDPKNCLTTCVCPCITSGQIAEIVSEGRTSCMEGVIINLLLCWCLATPLYTFYNRVKLRRKFKLEGNGCLDFLIHLVCPYCALCQEYRELHRQGFDPSLGWAENIERQSHAVAVFTITPPPIQEAMKR, via the exons ATGCCTGTTTTGTCCTGCAAATTAAACAATATGTATCCCCTCATGAACTCGAATGGGTATGACCAATTCGTTGCTCCTAAAACATTAGATAAGGCTTCATCTCCACCATATTCTTACCCTCATTTATTACCCTATGGTTATGGTACTATGCCACCACCAAGACAACAACTTCCTCCACCATATGGATCTCCTGAGGCTTCTGTATATATTCAAAGAGCTCCTATTGGAATAACCAAACCTATACAAGAGACAACTTGGTCAACAAACATTCTTGCATGTTATAGAGACCCCAAAAATT GTCTTACGACATGTGTTTGTCCATGCATAACATCCGGGCAAATTGCAGAAATTGTGAGTGAAGGACGAACGT CATGCATGGAAGGAGTGATAATAAACTTGTTGCTCTGTTGGTGTTTAGCTACACCCCTTTACACTTTTTACAACAGGGTTAAATTGAGAAGAAAATTTAAGTTGGAAGGGAACGGATGTCTTGATTTCCTTATTCATTTAGTTTGTCCTTATTGTGCCTTATGTCAAGAATATCGTGAGCTTCATCGTCAGGGATTTGACCCTAGCCTTG GATGGGCAGAAAATATTGAGCGACAAAGCCATGCTGTTGCTGTTTTCACGATCACTCCACCTCCGATTCAAGAAGCCATGAAGAGATAG
- the LOC132030425 gene encoding LOW QUALITY PROTEIN: probable peroxidase 61 (The sequence of the model RefSeq protein was modified relative to this genomic sequence to represent the inferred CDS: inserted 2 bases in 1 codon), giving the protein MEKYSGFLMNLLLPLMIXFFAVSLNAGYVNAAVFLPPEDKPLVRHYYKKLNTCSAVEPFVRHQVKLYWDKDKTITAKLLKLLYADCMVNGCDASILLTGPNTERNSSKNANLGGYLLIDKIKTVLEAYCPGVVSCADILNLAVRDAVYFAGAPSYQVFLGRRDGVESNAAWIDYPSSSMSWVEGLAYFESKNLDVQDFVTLLGAHTMGQAHCSSFYDRLYNFKGTGQPDPSMKRSVLVSLRAQCPKNNQTDPAVYFSPGYGSDYKFNNAFYGKVIAHESLLRVDQQLSYGADTNELVNEYAQSLEQFRFGFALSISRMGGLKVLTGKNGEIRKNCKFANKNNPNI; this is encoded by the exons ATGGAGAAATATTCAGGTTTTTTGATGAATCTTCTTCTTCCGTTGATGAT TTTCTTTGCAGTGAGCTTGAATGCAGGTTATGTGAACGCGGCAGTGTTTTTGCCACCAGAAGATAAGCCACTGGTAAGGCATTACTATAAGAAGCTTAATACATGTTCAGCTGTGGAGCCATTTGTTAGACACCAAGTGAAGCTCTATTGGGACAAGGATAAGACTATTACTGCCAAATTGCTCAAGTTGCTCTATGCTGATTGCATGGTTAAT GGTTGCGATGCATCAATTCTGCTAACTGGTCCTAACACAGAGAGAAATTCATCAAAAAATGCAAATCTGGGAGGATACCTATTGATTGACAAAATAAAAACAGTGCTTGAAGCTTATTGTCCTGGAGTCGTTTCTTGTGCTGATATCCTCAATCTTGCTGTTAGAGATGCTGTTTATTTT GCAGGTGCACCATCTTATCAAGTGTTCTTGGGAAGAAGGGATGGAGTAGAATCAAATGCTGCATGGATAGATTATCCTTCATCTTCCATGTCTTGGGTGGAAGGACTTGCTTACTTTGAATCCAAAAACCTTGATGTTCAGGACTTTGTCACACTTTTAG GGGCACATACAATGGGACAAGCACATTGCAGCTCCTTCTATGACCGTCTTTACAATTTCAAAGGTACTGGACAACCAGACCCCAGCATGAAGAGATCAGTGTTAGTAAGCCTAAGAGCACAGTGTCCAAAAAACAACCAAACTGATCCAGCAGTGTATTTTTCACCGGGATATGGTTCTGACTACAAGTTCAACAATGCATTCTATGGCAAGGTTATTGCTCATGAATCTCTTCTTAGAGTTGATCAACAACTATCTTATGGAGCTGACACAAATGAACTAGTCAATGAATATGCACAGAGTTTAGAGCAATTTCGTTTTGGATTTGCATTGTCAATTAGCAGGATGGGAGGTCTTAAAGTGTTGACTGGTAAAAATGGGGAAATTCGCAAAAATTGCAAGTTCGCAAATAAGAACAATCCTAATATTTAA